The following coding sequences are from one Luteolibacter yonseiensis window:
- a CDS encoding L,D-transpeptidase, whose protein sequence is MIPRLFISFSLVCLSVLTTSCGLFKPEEPAKAKAVLYEWADDGGPGEISVEIDLSEQIATYKRGDRVIGWSFVSTGKEGHSTATGDYTITERLPLKLSNRYGWIADAKGTVTNGDAKPTTPVPPGEFYHPSPMHYWMRITNYGIGLHAGEIPRPGEAASHGCIRLPRDFVPKLYEVTKVGTPVKITRGKPRLSRPGTLG, encoded by the coding sequence ATGATCCCCCGCCTGTTCATCAGTTTTTCCCTCGTCTGCCTGTCCGTGCTCACCACCTCCTGCGGACTTTTCAAACCCGAAGAGCCGGCGAAGGCGAAGGCGGTGCTTTACGAGTGGGCCGACGATGGCGGCCCCGGCGAGATCTCGGTGGAAATCGATCTCTCCGAACAAATCGCGACCTACAAGCGTGGCGACCGCGTCATCGGATGGTCGTTCGTCTCGACCGGAAAGGAAGGCCACTCGACGGCAACCGGCGACTACACCATCACGGAAAGGCTGCCGCTGAAGCTGTCCAATCGTTACGGCTGGATCGCCGATGCCAAAGGTACCGTCACCAACGGCGATGCGAAGCCAACGACACCGGTCCCGCCCGGCGAATTTTATCACCCGTCCCCCATGCATTATTGGATGCGGATCACGAATTACGGCATCGGCCTGCATGCGGGGGAAATCCCCCGCCCCGGCGAGGCTGCATCCCATGGCTGCATCCGTCTGCCACGGGACTTCGTTCCGAAATTGTATGAAGTGACCAAGGTCGGAACGCCGGTGAAAATCACGCGGGGCAAGCCCAGGCTCAGCCGCCCCGGGACACTGGGCTGA
- a CDS encoding glycoside hydrolase family 2 TIM barrel-domain containing protein — MKPTLSALFAALLSCITSLAARTITPLDAEWAFFQGDAPGAEKPDFDASSWQKTDVPHDWSIAGNFSQSAPATGSGGWLPTGVAWYRKEIKPPAGSGGQRMWIEFDGVMANSDVWLNDKLLGHRPSGYVSFRYDVTEHLRQDGANVLVVRADTSAQPASRWYAGGGIYRHVRLVAAHPVHVAPWGVYVTTPEVSKESATVEIRTSLANTSEKSGEIILQSSLVGPDGKTLGNTESHTTLGPGKEIALTQKLQVSSPKLWNLDSPHLHTLVTRVTAGGVDLDEVRTPFGIRKAEFRSDTGFWLNGRNLKLKGVALHHDGGAVGAAVPLGVWRRRLETLRGLGVNSIRTAHNPVAPEFLDLCDQMGFLVMDEFFDCWTKGKNKQDYHLHFKEWSHRDLRDGILRDRNHPSIILYSVGNEIHDTPKPDLAKPILRGLVDICHELDPSRAVTQALFRSNVSGDYKNGLADMLDVIGTNYRDKELLEAWKDKAGRKIVGTEQGHERATWLACRDNPQHSGQFLWVGIDYLGESRSWPLTVFNAGLLDRAGFIQPRGEERRSWWSDEPMVRIFRRIGVTAATPADPGYEALEWQRRQVLFPDWTPSNREPHDEEVEIYSNADEVEVFLNDKSLGKKSTRKDGGPLNWKVSYQPGTLKAIASKNGREAATDQLRTAGKVVKIELLPDRNTLGTSFDDVSNIEVRLLDENGIVVPNAENLVTFNLTGPGRIIGVDSGNVVSTEPFQANRRKAYQGRALAIVRATGTGKITVAAGSEGLDGKSIEINPER; from the coding sequence GTGAAACCCACGTTGTCCGCCCTTTTCGCCGCCCTTTTGTCGTGCATCACATCGCTTGCCGCCCGCACGATCACCCCCCTGGATGCGGAATGGGCATTCTTCCAAGGTGACGCTCCGGGGGCAGAGAAGCCGGATTTCGATGCTTCCTCATGGCAGAAAACCGATGTCCCGCACGACTGGAGCATCGCTGGAAATTTCTCGCAATCCGCCCCGGCCACAGGATCCGGTGGTTGGCTGCCGACCGGAGTGGCGTGGTATCGCAAGGAGATCAAACCACCTGCCGGGAGCGGGGGACAGCGCATGTGGATCGAGTTCGACGGGGTGATGGCGAACAGCGATGTCTGGCTGAACGACAAGCTGCTCGGGCACCGGCCCAGCGGCTATGTCAGCTTCCGCTACGACGTGACGGAACATCTCAGGCAGGACGGGGCCAACGTGCTCGTCGTCAGGGCGGACACCTCGGCCCAACCCGCCTCGCGCTGGTATGCCGGTGGCGGCATTTACCGCCATGTGAGACTCGTCGCCGCGCACCCGGTGCATGTGGCCCCGTGGGGGGTGTATGTGACCACGCCCGAGGTTTCCAAAGAATCCGCGACGGTGGAGATCCGAACATCCCTCGCGAACACCTCGGAAAAATCAGGGGAAATCATCCTTCAATCCTCCCTTGTCGGACCGGACGGCAAAACCCTCGGCAATACCGAATCCCACACCACACTCGGCCCGGGCAAGGAGATCGCTCTCACGCAGAAGCTTCAGGTCTCTTCCCCCAAGCTCTGGAACCTCGATTCCCCGCATCTCCACACGCTCGTCACCCGCGTCACGGCCGGAGGAGTCGATCTGGATGAGGTGCGCACTCCCTTCGGCATCCGCAAGGCGGAGTTCCGTTCGGACACCGGCTTCTGGTTGAACGGCAGGAATCTCAAACTCAAGGGAGTGGCGCTCCATCACGACGGAGGAGCCGTGGGTGCGGCTGTTCCGTTGGGCGTCTGGCGCAGGCGCCTGGAAACCCTGCGCGGACTTGGCGTGAATTCCATCCGCACGGCGCACAATCCGGTGGCGCCGGAATTCCTCGATCTTTGCGATCAGATGGGATTTCTCGTGATGGATGAGTTTTTCGACTGCTGGACGAAGGGGAAAAACAAACAGGACTACCACCTCCATTTCAAGGAATGGTCCCACCGGGATCTCCGCGACGGAATTCTCCGTGACCGGAACCACCCGAGCATCATCCTCTACAGTGTGGGAAACGAGATCCACGACACACCGAAGCCGGACCTTGCCAAGCCCATCCTCCGCGGCCTTGTCGATATCTGCCATGAGCTGGATCCGTCGCGCGCGGTGACCCAGGCGTTGTTCCGCTCCAACGTCTCCGGCGATTACAAGAATGGTCTGGCGGACATGCTGGATGTCATCGGGACAAACTATCGCGACAAGGAACTGTTGGAGGCATGGAAGGACAAGGCGGGGCGGAAGATCGTCGGCACCGAACAGGGTCATGAACGGGCCACCTGGCTGGCCTGCCGGGACAATCCCCAACATTCCGGACAGTTCCTGTGGGTGGGCATCGACTACCTGGGAGAATCCCGGAGCTGGCCGCTCACCGTGTTCAACGCCGGCCTGCTTGACCGGGCGGGTTTCATCCAGCCGCGGGGCGAGGAACGGAGGAGCTGGTGGAGCGACGAACCGATGGTCCGCATTTTCCGCCGCATCGGGGTCACCGCCGCCACCCCGGCGGACCCCGGATATGAAGCGCTGGAATGGCAGCGCCGCCAGGTGTTGTTCCCCGACTGGACACCCTCCAACCGCGAGCCACACGATGAGGAGGTGGAAATCTACAGCAACGCGGACGAGGTGGAGGTTTTTCTCAACGACAAATCGCTAGGGAAAAAGTCCACCCGCAAGGATGGAGGTCCGCTGAACTGGAAAGTCTCCTACCAACCCGGAACCCTCAAAGCCATCGCTTCCAAAAACGGCAGGGAAGCCGCCACCGACCAGCTCCGCACCGCTGGAAAAGTAGTGAAAATCGAACTACTGCCGGACAGGAACACCCTTGGAACCAGCTTTGACGATGTCTCCAACATCGAGGTCCGTCTGCTGGACGAAAACGGCATTGTCGTCCCGAACGCGGAGAATCTCGTGACATTCAACCTCACGGGTCCCGGTAGGATCATCGGCGTGGACAGCGGAAATGTCGTCAGCACCGAGCCGTTCCAAGCGAACCGGCGAAAGGCTTACCAAGGCCGCGCGCTAGCGATCGTGCGTGCGACAGGCACCGGCAAGATCACGGTGGCCGCCGGTTCGGAAGGCCTTGACGGCAAGAGCATCGAAATCAACCCGGAGCGCTGA
- a CDS encoding FdhF/YdeP family oxidoreductase gives MLEPEKLKQTPPKTWAAGMPAVSSSMQHILREAGALRGTRGLLDMNQIGGFDCPSCAWPDPDGHRSLAEFCENGAKALASEATLTLADPAFFETHSIEELEAESDLWHDRQGRIAYPMVLRQGSDHYQPVTWSDAFGIIAKHLNRLASPDEAIFYTSGRASNEAAFLYQLFARSYGTNNLPDCSNMCHESSGLAMKDAIGIGKGTVTLDDFLEADTILCVGQNPGTNHPRMLGTLEAAVKNGARLVAINPLKEAGLVGFVHPQHPVATVFGRATALASQFIRVRVNGDLALFRGVAKALLEDESREPGTVLDSSFIREHTGDFAAYRDLVLATPWEEIIEMSGVGESEIRALAETLAGGSRRVITCWAMGLTQHRNAVATIREVVNVHLLLGAIGRPGAGLCPVRGHSNVQGDRTMGIFEKMPESFLAALDRECGITSPRRHGYDTVAAIHAMHSGRAKVFFALGGNFLQASPDTDYTAAALRNCELTVHVSTKLNRSHLVTGRTALILPCLGRSERDGEGRFITTENSMGVVQMSQGALPPASPYLLSEVEIVARLAEAVHGVKSPVLWRWLAEDYDRIRSIIERVIPGFENFNERVLEEGGFYLPNAAKERIWNTPTGKANFSLALMDVFQPSPGRLVLQTLRSHDQFNTTIYGLDDRYRGISNARRILLVHPEDLALRKIPPCSQVTITSFWGDERRVARGFTAVPYEMPRGSAAAYFPEANVLVPATSQAEGSGTPTSKAVEIEISG, from the coding sequence ATGCTTGAACCCGAGAAGCTGAAACAAACCCCTCCCAAGACGTGGGCCGCCGGGATGCCGGCTGTCAGTTCGTCGATGCAACATATCCTGCGGGAAGCCGGCGCGCTGCGGGGCACCCGCGGGCTTCTCGACATGAACCAGATCGGTGGTTTCGATTGTCCGAGCTGCGCGTGGCCGGATCCGGACGGGCATCGCTCGCTTGCCGAGTTTTGTGAAAACGGGGCGAAAGCCCTCGCGTCCGAGGCCACCCTCACGCTCGCCGATCCCGCGTTTTTCGAAACCCACAGTATCGAAGAGCTCGAAGCCGAGAGCGATCTCTGGCATGACCGGCAGGGCCGCATCGCGTATCCGATGGTCCTGCGGCAGGGCTCCGACCATTACCAGCCGGTGACTTGGAGCGACGCTTTCGGCATCATCGCCAAACACCTCAACAGGCTCGCATCACCGGATGAAGCGATCTTCTACACCTCCGGCCGCGCCAGCAACGAGGCCGCTTTTCTTTACCAGCTCTTCGCCCGCAGTTATGGAACGAACAACCTGCCGGATTGTTCGAACATGTGCCATGAGTCCAGCGGTCTCGCCATGAAGGACGCCATCGGTATCGGAAAAGGGACCGTGACGCTCGATGACTTCCTTGAGGCTGATACCATCCTCTGCGTCGGGCAGAACCCCGGCACCAATCATCCCCGGATGCTCGGCACGCTGGAAGCCGCCGTGAAAAACGGGGCGAGACTCGTCGCCATCAACCCGTTGAAAGAAGCGGGACTGGTGGGCTTCGTCCACCCGCAGCATCCCGTCGCCACCGTGTTCGGCCGGGCGACCGCGCTCGCTTCGCAATTCATCCGGGTGCGGGTCAATGGTGATCTGGCCCTGTTCCGGGGCGTCGCCAAGGCGCTGCTTGAGGACGAGTCCCGCGAGCCCGGCACGGTGCTGGACTCCTCTTTCATCCGGGAACATACCGGGGATTTCGCAGCCTACCGCGATCTCGTGCTCGCCACTCCGTGGGAAGAGATCATCGAAATGAGCGGAGTGGGGGAAAGCGAGATCCGTGCCCTGGCCGAAACGCTTGCCGGTGGCAGCCGCCGCGTCATCACCTGTTGGGCGATGGGACTCACCCAGCATCGGAATGCCGTGGCCACCATCCGTGAGGTGGTGAATGTCCACCTCCTGCTCGGTGCCATCGGCCGGCCCGGAGCGGGCCTCTGCCCCGTGCGCGGCCACAGCAATGTCCAAGGGGACCGCACCATGGGTATCTTCGAAAAGATGCCGGAATCCTTTCTCGCCGCGCTGGATCGGGAATGCGGGATCACCTCACCCCGCCGCCACGGTTACGATACCGTCGCCGCCATCCATGCCATGCACTCCGGCCGGGCCAAGGTGTTCTTCGCCCTCGGCGGAAATTTTCTCCAGGCCTCGCCCGACACCGATTACACCGCCGCCGCCCTGCGGAACTGCGAACTCACCGTCCACGTCTCCACCAAGCTGAACCGCAGCCACCTCGTCACCGGTCGCACCGCTCTGATCCTGCCCTGCCTTGGTCGCAGCGAGCGCGATGGAGAGGGCAGGTTCATCACGACAGAGAACTCGATGGGAGTCGTCCAGATGTCCCAAGGCGCGCTCCCCCCGGCTTCTCCCTACCTGCTTTCGGAAGTGGAAATCGTCGCCCGCCTCGCCGAGGCCGTGCATGGTGTCAAAAGCCCCGTGCTCTGGCGCTGGCTCGCCGAGGACTACGACCGCATCCGCAGCATCATCGAGCGGGTCATTCCGGGTTTCGAGAACTTCAATGAACGTGTGCTCGAAGAGGGCGGTTTCTATCTTCCGAACGCAGCCAAGGAGCGGATCTGGAACACTCCCACCGGCAAGGCGAATTTCAGCCTCGCCCTGATGGACGTCTTCCAACCCTCGCCCGGCCGCCTGGTGCTGCAAACCCTCCGCAGCCACGACCAGTTCAACACCACCATCTATGGTCTGGACGACCGCTACCGGGGGATCTCAAACGCCCGCCGCATCCTCCTGGTTCATCCGGAGGATCTCGCGCTGCGGAAGATCCCGCCTTGTTCTCAAGTGACGATCACCAGCTTCTGGGGCGACGAACGACGCGTTGCCCGTGGCTTCACCGCGGTTCCCTATGAAATGCCCCGGGGCAGTGCCGCCGCCTATTTCCCCGAAGCCAACGTGCTGGTCCCCGCCACCAGCCAGGCTGAAGGCAGCGGCACGCCGACGAGCAAGGCGGTGGAGATCGAGATAAGCGGATGA
- a CDS encoding malate:quinone oxidoreductase produces MKRVETIAEPDVILIGGGIMSATLGVLLYHLDPTLKIQIVEALAEVAKESTNPWNNAGTGHAALCELNYTKENADKTVDISKAIEINEAFEVSKQFWAYLVGEGVLPDPAEFITKVPHMSFVRGKQDQAYLKRRHKTMSKHHFFAEMKYSEDSKTIGKWAQLLLDGRNAQEPIAATRAEGGTDVNFGALTRSLVDFLSSKETIKVATRHQVHDIKRKRDGRWELVIRNLEKGINRKVTAPFVFVGAGGASLPLLQKSKIPEGKGFGGFPVSGQFLVCDNPAIVERHHAKVYGKAAVGAPPMSVPHLDTRVIDGKLSLLFGPFAGFSPKFLKSGSFFDLPGSVKISNLIPMLAVGKDNIDLTRYLIEQVMQSPEDRLDALREFFPDAKLKDWKLLTAGQRVQIIKQDAKKGGVLQFGTEVVAAGDGSIAALLGASPGASTAVDVMLDILEKCFAKRLPEWRSKLETMIPSYGRSLAGDPELYQKLRVDADRALGLE; encoded by the coding sequence ATGAAAAGGGTCGAAACTATCGCGGAACCGGACGTCATTCTCATCGGCGGAGGCATCATGAGCGCCACACTCGGCGTGCTGCTCTATCATCTGGATCCCACGCTGAAGATCCAGATCGTCGAGGCCCTCGCCGAGGTCGCGAAGGAAAGCACCAATCCTTGGAACAACGCCGGGACCGGCCACGCCGCACTTTGCGAGCTGAATTACACGAAGGAGAACGCTGACAAGACGGTCGATATTTCCAAGGCCATCGAGATCAACGAGGCCTTCGAGGTTTCCAAACAATTCTGGGCCTATCTTGTGGGCGAGGGCGTGCTGCCCGATCCCGCCGAGTTCATCACCAAGGTCCCGCACATGAGTTTCGTGCGTGGAAAACAGGATCAGGCCTATCTCAAGCGCCGTCACAAGACGATGTCCAAGCATCACTTCTTCGCGGAGATGAAATACAGCGAGGACTCCAAGACCATCGGGAAATGGGCGCAACTGTTGTTGGATGGACGAAACGCGCAGGAACCCATCGCCGCGACCCGCGCGGAGGGCGGCACCGATGTGAACTTCGGCGCGCTCACCCGCAGCCTTGTGGATTTCCTCTCTTCCAAGGAAACCATCAAGGTCGCGACCCGTCACCAGGTCCACGACATCAAGCGCAAGCGGGACGGACGGTGGGAGCTGGTCATCCGCAATTTGGAAAAAGGCATCAACCGCAAGGTGACCGCGCCCTTCGTCTTCGTGGGGGCCGGCGGCGCGTCGCTGCCGTTGTTGCAGAAATCGAAAATTCCCGAAGGCAAAGGCTTTGGCGGATTCCCGGTCAGCGGCCAGTTCCTCGTTTGTGACAATCCGGCGATCGTCGAGCGCCACCACGCGAAGGTGTATGGAAAAGCCGCTGTCGGCGCGCCACCGATGTCCGTGCCGCACCTGGATACCCGGGTTATCGACGGCAAGCTTTCACTGCTCTTCGGCCCGTTCGCCGGATTCTCTCCGAAATTCCTGAAGTCCGGTTCGTTTTTCGACCTTCCCGGCTCGGTGAAAATCTCCAACCTCATCCCGATGCTCGCGGTCGGAAAAGACAATATCGACCTCACCCGCTACCTGATCGAACAGGTGATGCAAAGCCCCGAGGACCGTCTTGACGCCCTGCGCGAGTTTTTCCCCGACGCGAAGCTCAAGGATTGGAAGCTCCTCACCGCCGGCCAACGGGTGCAGATCATCAAGCAGGATGCGAAAAAAGGCGGAGTGCTCCAGTTCGGCACGGAAGTCGTCGCGGCGGGGGATGGATCGATCGCCGCATTGCTGGGTGCGTCTCCCGGTGCGTCCACCGCGGTGGATGTGATGCTGGACATTCTTGAAAAATGCTTCGCCAAGCGGCTTCCCGAATGGCGATCCAAGCTGGAAACCATGATTCCATCCTACGGCAGGAGCCTGGCGGGAGATCCGGAATTGTACCAGAAATTGCGTGTGGACGCGGATCGTGCTTTGGGACTTGAGTGA
- a CDS encoding prepilin peptidase, translated as MPDHYPWQSHGGGLNGGTLDAVISQLPFAPWSWLVPAFVLGACIGSFLNVVIYRVPLGMSVNEPKRSFCPICKAAIPMWLNLPLVSWLWLRGKCRQCHAPIAFRYFGVELLTALLFVAVAWIFLPQSAAVVIPLWILMALLVSITFIDAEHLIIPTSLTWGGSVVGLAGCALWPQLPVLAGYGYEWLSGMKQGGIGWAVGFFGLWGVVELGKLAFGKKALKFDKPVAWSLREPENDTDPIYFVIGEDEIPWWDIFSRKEDKLIVDTTEVRVNGVAVVAGKLVIRETGIELADGTTHALEDIKALDGVATNAVIPREAMGMGDVHLLGMIGAFFGWSGVLFSLFAASLFAIFAAIIGRIGFGRQLPFGPFLAMGAVAWMFGGWRLWAWYLDFLGPIGIGSNF; from the coding sequence ATGCCCGATCATTATCCTTGGCAGTCGCACGGGGGTGGCTTGAATGGCGGGACTTTGGACGCAGTGATTTCCCAACTTCCTTTCGCGCCGTGGAGCTGGCTGGTACCGGCGTTTGTCCTCGGTGCGTGCATCGGCTCGTTTTTGAACGTGGTGATCTACCGGGTGCCGTTGGGAATGTCGGTGAACGAGCCGAAACGGTCGTTTTGTCCGATCTGCAAGGCCGCCATCCCGATGTGGCTGAACCTGCCGCTGGTGAGCTGGTTATGGCTGCGGGGAAAATGCAGACAGTGTCACGCGCCGATCGCTTTCCGCTACTTCGGTGTCGAGTTGCTGACCGCGTTGCTTTTTGTGGCGGTGGCATGGATCTTCCTGCCCCAGTCGGCCGCGGTGGTGATCCCGCTGTGGATTCTGATGGCACTTCTGGTGAGCATCACTTTCATCGATGCCGAGCATCTCATCATCCCCACCTCGCTGACCTGGGGGGGATCGGTGGTAGGACTGGCGGGTTGTGCCCTGTGGCCGCAGCTTCCGGTCCTGGCAGGCTATGGTTATGAGTGGTTGAGCGGTATGAAACAGGGAGGCATCGGTTGGGCGGTGGGTTTTTTCGGGCTTTGGGGTGTGGTGGAGCTGGGCAAACTGGCTTTTGGCAAGAAGGCGCTGAAGTTCGACAAACCGGTGGCCTGGTCGCTGCGTGAACCGGAGAACGACACGGATCCGATTTATTTTGTCATTGGTGAGGATGAGATCCCGTGGTGGGACATCTTTTCGCGGAAGGAGGACAAGCTGATCGTGGACACCACGGAGGTGCGTGTGAACGGCGTGGCGGTGGTGGCGGGAAAATTGGTGATCCGGGAGACCGGTATCGAACTGGCGGATGGAACGACGCACGCGCTGGAGGACATCAAGGCGCTGGACGGGGTTGCGACGAACGCGGTGATCCCACGTGAGGCGATGGGCATGGGGGACGTCCATCTGTTGGGGATGATCGGCGCGTTCTTCGGCTGGTCGGGCGTGCTGTTCTCCTTGTTCGCCGCGTCCCTGTTCGCGATTTTCGCGGCGATCATCGGGCGGATCGGTTTTGGCAGGCAGTTGCCGTTCGGGCCGTTCCTCGCGATGGGCGCGGTGGCGTGGATGTTCGGCGGGTGGAGACTGTGGGCGTGGTATCTGGATTTCCTTGGACCAATCGGAATCGGGAGTAATTTCTGA
- a CDS encoding AAA family ATPase, which yields MNSEPDSPTPQEAPIIQNTPVPQDAPTAHGPAALIRQMREQIRHVILGQDAVVEQVLAALLAGGHVLLEGKPGLGKTHLVTTLAKTFGGSSARIQFTPDLMPSDVTGFRLFDMKSQTFQLRHGPVFTNLLLADEINRAPAKTQSALLEVMQEQQVTIDGETLKLAPPFMTLATQNPVEHEGTYPLPEAQLDRFIMKVLIDYPVREAECEIVTRAAAETPGAARDEVSIICGPEEIVSAQRATAAVQVVPEVVAYAVSLAQATRESRSVSLGAGTRGAISLVKIGKAFAALDGRGFVTPDDIKRAALPVLRHRVQLTPEVAISGQEVDEVLQAIVESVPAPRQ from the coding sequence ATGAATTCCGAACCCGACTCCCCGACACCTCAAGAGGCGCCGATCATCCAGAATACCCCGGTGCCACAGGACGCTCCGACCGCCCATGGACCCGCCGCGCTGATCCGGCAGATGCGCGAACAGATCCGCCACGTCATTCTCGGACAGGATGCCGTTGTGGAGCAGGTTCTCGCCGCATTGCTGGCGGGAGGCCATGTGCTGTTGGAAGGCAAGCCGGGGTTGGGGAAAACCCACCTGGTCACCACATTGGCGAAGACCTTCGGCGGCAGCTCCGCGCGGATCCAGTTCACACCGGACCTCATGCCTTCCGATGTGACAGGCTTCCGGCTTTTCGACATGAAGAGCCAGACATTCCAACTGCGGCATGGTCCCGTTTTCACCAACCTCCTCCTGGCTGACGAAATCAACCGTGCTCCTGCCAAGACACAGTCCGCACTGCTGGAAGTGATGCAGGAGCAACAGGTCACCATCGATGGCGAAACACTGAAGCTGGCACCGCCATTCATGACGCTCGCGACGCAGAATCCGGTGGAGCACGAGGGCACTTACCCGCTTCCGGAAGCACAACTGGACCGCTTCATCATGAAGGTGCTCATCGACTACCCCGTGCGGGAGGCCGAGTGCGAGATCGTCACACGGGCCGCCGCCGAGACGCCCGGTGCCGCCCGTGACGAGGTTTCGATCATCTGTGGCCCTGAGGAAATCGTGTCCGCACAGCGGGCTACCGCGGCGGTCCAGGTGGTCCCGGAAGTGGTGGCTTACGCGGTGTCGCTGGCGCAGGCGACCCGCGAATCCAGATCCGTTTCCCTCGGAGCGGGCACTCGTGGAGCGATCAGTCTGGTGAAAATCGGCAAGGCCTTCGCCGCGCTGGATGGCAGGGGCTTCGTCACCCCCGACGATATCAAACGCGCCGCCCTGCCGGTCCTGCGCCACCGTGTCCAGCTCACGCCGGAAGTGGCGATCAGCGGCCAGGAGGTGGACGAGGTTCTCCAGGCGATCGTGGAAAGCGTCCCGGCCCCGAGGCAGTGA
- a CDS encoding alpha-amylase family glycosyl hydrolase → MTSSALSAVATRPVIYQLLVRTFGNTNETRRINGTLAENGCGKFNDINDAALGSLKDMGFTHLWLTGVLEQASGTAYPGRPADAPDILKGIAGSPYAIKDYFDVCPDYAIDPLKRLEEFKALLDRCDTHGLKVVIDFVPNHVARSYQSDVKPELSFGAGDRHDVFFDRDNHFYYLGPEDPGEGPPLKLPTAGMPGCSGLFEMETICGRVTGNNVISWAPSIHDWYETVKLNYGHDFTRGRATGDLPGAGADVSEVPKTWRTMDEILAYWQGMGVGGFRCDMAHMIPMEFWRWAVKRARARHEDVFFSAEAYDSDPAKLTDKDVLDELLDSGFDAVYDHPAYRLLEAVYDGGKWANDLDPLTFTGKKFHQSVRYAENHDEVRIANPKVWGGLGMKTGKPVSAVLFGMGRGAVMLYSGQEIGEPAVGSEGFSGDNARTTIFDYWSMPEFVKWVNGGKYDGGRLGDEQKSLRGWYGKLLGAIGSPAFTQGEFYGLNHANHGNPKFGRIGDETASGHWLYAFIRHDPGSGESALVVANFHGSETLRGVKVDIPRNAWEFMNRTEKPSWRFTDTLDSGWAGESDAEGLALPDLPPCGAMILKIG, encoded by the coding sequence ATGACATCAAGTGCCCTGTCCGCCGTGGCGACGCGTCCGGTAATCTATCAGCTTCTGGTCCGGACCTTCGGAAATACGAACGAAACCCGCAGAATCAATGGCACGCTCGCTGAGAACGGCTGCGGGAAATTCAACGATATCAATGATGCCGCGCTGGGTTCGCTGAAGGACATGGGTTTCACCCACCTCTGGCTCACCGGGGTCTTGGAACAAGCCAGCGGCACCGCCTATCCGGGCCGCCCTGCGGATGCGCCGGACATCCTGAAAGGCATCGCCGGAAGTCCCTATGCCATCAAGGATTACTTCGACGTCTGTCCGGATTACGCGATCGACCCGTTGAAACGACTCGAAGAGTTCAAGGCCCTGCTGGACCGCTGCGACACGCATGGGTTGAAGGTCGTCATCGACTTCGTGCCGAATCACGTGGCGCGTTCCTATCAATCCGACGTCAAGCCAGAGCTCTCTTTTGGCGCGGGTGACAGGCACGACGTGTTCTTCGACCGGGACAACCATTTCTATTACCTCGGCCCGGAAGATCCCGGCGAAGGACCGCCGCTCAAGCTGCCCACGGCAGGGATGCCGGGATGCAGCGGACTCTTCGAGATGGAGACGATATGTGGAAGGGTCACGGGAAACAATGTGATCTCATGGGCTCCATCCATCCATGATTGGTATGAGACGGTGAAGCTGAACTATGGTCATGATTTCACCCGGGGCCGTGCGACAGGGGACCTGCCCGGCGCCGGTGCCGACGTGTCCGAGGTGCCGAAAACGTGGCGCACGATGGATGAGATCCTCGCCTACTGGCAGGGAATGGGCGTAGGAGGATTCCGCTGCGACATGGCCCACATGATACCGATGGAGTTCTGGCGTTGGGCGGTGAAGCGGGCGCGTGCGCGCCATGAGGATGTGTTTTTCTCCGCCGAAGCCTACGACAGCGACCCGGCGAAGCTCACGGACAAGGATGTGCTCGACGAGTTGTTGGATTCCGGGTTCGACGCCGTTTACGATCATCCCGCCTACCGCCTGCTGGAGGCGGTCTATGACGGCGGAAAGTGGGCGAACGACCTCGATCCGCTGACATTCACCGGGAAAAAATTCCACCAGTCCGTACGTTACGCCGAGAATCACGACGAGGTGAGGATTGCAAATCCGAAGGTATGGGGGGGGCTCGGGATGAAAACCGGCAAGCCGGTCTCCGCGGTCTTGTTCGGCATGGGTCGTGGCGCGGTGATGCTCTACAGCGGCCAGGAAATCGGCGAACCCGCCGTCGGATCGGAAGGTTTCAGCGGCGACAACGCGCGCACGACGATTTTTGATTACTGGTCCATGCCCGAGTTTGTGAAATGGGTGAACGGAGGGAAATACGATGGCGGGAGACTCGGCGACGAACAAAAATCACTGCGTGGGTGGTATGGGAAACTCCTCGGAGCGATCGGCTCTCCCGCATTCACCCAAGGAGAATTCTATGGCTTGAACCATGCGAACCACGGCAATCCGAAATTCGGAAGGATAGGAGACGAAACAGCGTCCGGGCACTGGCTCTACGCCTTCATCCGTCACGACCCGGGAAGCGGTGAATCCGCCCTGGTCGTGGCGAACTTCCACGGCAGCGAAACCCTGCGGGGAGTGAAGGTGGACATCCCCCGGAACGCATGGGAATTCATGAACCGGACGGAAAAGCCTTCGTGGAGATTCACCGACACTCTCGACAGCGGTTGGGCGGGTGAATCGGATGCGGAAGGCCTGGCTCTCCCCGACCTGCCGCCGTGTGGCGCGATGATTCTGAAAATCGGGTAG